A genomic region of Miscanthus floridulus cultivar M001 chromosome 3, ASM1932011v1, whole genome shotgun sequence contains the following coding sequences:
- the LOC136542804 gene encoding cytochrome P450 714B1-like isoform X2, with translation MVQRFDLIHPAIRSALPTPTTSDKVLPFLGATGSGWSSSSSVLVVDDSTSRAGPAAQSPIFTYSIGSMVFLHASRADVVRDLGLCVSSLDLGKSSYMKVTHRPLFGDGILKSSGEAWAHQRRLIAPEFFPDKVKGMVDLMVGSATALVAAWEDRISMIGGRGGGAELELKIDDDIRAYSADVISRTCFGSSYVKGKRIFAVIRDLQKAVSKPNLLAEMTGLSFLPTRTNREAWRLNRVVRDLVLDVVRESGDDDRNLLNAMLRSAAASGGGDRVAAAAVEEFVVDNCKNIYFAGYETTAVTAAWCMMLLALHPEWQDLVRDEARQACAGAAPDFASLHKMKQLTMVIQETLRLYPAGAVVSRQTLRDVTLGGVRVPAGVNIYVPVSTVHLDQELWGADAGEFDPGRFADDARAHHQRQPHAYLPFGAGARTCLGQAFAMAELKVLLALVLSRFQLTLSPAYVHSPALRLIVEPEHGVRLVLKNVEPSC, from the exons ACTCGACGTCTCGCGCCGGCCCAGCCGCGCAAA GCCCGATCTTCACCTACTCGATCGGCAGCATGGTGTTCCTGCACGCCAGCCGGGCGGACGTGGTCCGGGACCTCGGCCTCTGCGTGTCGTCGCTGGACCTCGGCAAGAGCTCCTACATGAAGGTCACGCACCGGCCGCTCTTCGGCGACGGCATCCTCAAGTCCAGCGGCGAGGCCTGGGCGCACCAGCGGAGGCTCATCGCGCCCGAGTTCTTCCCGGACAAGGTCAAGGGCATGGTGGACCTCATGGTCGGCTCGGCCACGGCGTTGGTGGCGGCGTGGGAGGACAGGATTAGCATGatcggcggccgcggcggtggcgcgGAGCTGGAGCTCAAGATCGACGACGACATCAGGGCCTACTCCGCCGACGTCATCTCCAGGACATGCTTCGGCAGCAGCTACGTCAAGGGCAAGAGGATCTTCGCGGTGATCAGGGATCTGCAGAAGGCGGTGTCCAAGCCCAACCTGCTGGCCGAGATGACCGGCCTCAGCTTCCTCCCAACGAGGACCAACAGGGAGGCGTGGAGGCTCAACAGGGTCGTAAGGGACCTGGTGCTGGACGTCGTCAGGGAGAGCGGGGACGACGACAGGAACCTGCTGAACGCGATGCTCCGCAGCGCCGCGGCGTCCGGCGGCGGCGACCGCGTGGCCGCGGCTGCGGTGGAGGAATTCGTCGTGGACAACTGCAAGAACATCTACTTCGCCGGGTACGAGACGACGGCGGTGACCGCTGCCTGGTGCATGATGCTCCTGGCGCTGCACCCGGAGTGGCAGGACCTGGTGCGCGACGAGGCGCGGCAGGCGTGCGCCGGCGCCGCGCCGGACTTCGCGTCCCTGCACAAGATGAAGCAG CTGACGATGGTGATCCAGGAGACGCTGCGGCTGTACCCTGCCGGCGCGGTGGTGTCGAGGCAGACGCTCCGCGACGTCACCCTCGGCGGCGTGCGCGTGCCGGCGGGCGTCAACATCTATGTTCCCGTCTCGACGGTGCATCTGGACCAGGAGCTGTGGGGCGCCGACGCGGGGGAGTTCGACCCGGGCCGGTTCGCGGACGACGCGCGGGCGCACCACCAGCGGCAGCCGCACGCGTACCTCCCCTTCGGCGCCGGCGCGCGCACCTGCCTCGGCCAGGCCTTCGCCATGGCCGAGCTCAAAGTCCTGCTGGCGCTCGTGCTGTCCAGGTTCCAGCTCACCCTGTCGCCGGCTTACGTGCACTCGCCGGCGCTCAGGCTCATCGTGGAGCCCGAGCATGGCGTGCGGCTCGTGCTCAAGAACGTGGAGCCCAGTTGCTAG
- the LOC136542804 gene encoding cytochrome P450 714B1-like isoform X3 translates to MVFLHASRADVVRDLGLCVSSLDLGKSSYMKVTHRPLFGDGILKSSGEAWAHQRRLIAPEFFPDKVKGMVDLMVGSATALVAAWEDRISMIGGRGGGAELELKIDDDIRAYSADVISRTCFGSSYVKGKRIFAVIRDLQKAVSKPNLLAEMTGLSFLPTRTNREAWRLNRVVRDLVLDVVRESGDDDRNLLNAMLRSAAASGGGDRVAAAAVEEFVVDNCKNIYFAGYETTAVTAAWCMMLLALHPEWQDLVRDEARQACAGAAPDFASLHKMKQLTMVIQETLRLYPAGAVVSRQTLRDVTLGGVRVPAGVNIYVPVSTVHLDQELWGADAGEFDPGRFADDARAHHQRQPHAYLPFGAGARTCLGQAFAMAELKVLLALVLSRFQLTLSPAYVHSPALRLIVEPEHGVRLVLKNVEPSC, encoded by the exons ATGGTGTTCCTGCACGCCAGCCGGGCGGACGTGGTCCGGGACCTCGGCCTCTGCGTGTCGTCGCTGGACCTCGGCAAGAGCTCCTACATGAAGGTCACGCACCGGCCGCTCTTCGGCGACGGCATCCTCAAGTCCAGCGGCGAGGCCTGGGCGCACCAGCGGAGGCTCATCGCGCCCGAGTTCTTCCCGGACAAGGTCAAGGGCATGGTGGACCTCATGGTCGGCTCGGCCACGGCGTTGGTGGCGGCGTGGGAGGACAGGATTAGCATGatcggcggccgcggcggtggcgcgGAGCTGGAGCTCAAGATCGACGACGACATCAGGGCCTACTCCGCCGACGTCATCTCCAGGACATGCTTCGGCAGCAGCTACGTCAAGGGCAAGAGGATCTTCGCGGTGATCAGGGATCTGCAGAAGGCGGTGTCCAAGCCCAACCTGCTGGCCGAGATGACCGGCCTCAGCTTCCTCCCAACGAGGACCAACAGGGAGGCGTGGAGGCTCAACAGGGTCGTAAGGGACCTGGTGCTGGACGTCGTCAGGGAGAGCGGGGACGACGACAGGAACCTGCTGAACGCGATGCTCCGCAGCGCCGCGGCGTCCGGCGGCGGCGACCGCGTGGCCGCGGCTGCGGTGGAGGAATTCGTCGTGGACAACTGCAAGAACATCTACTTCGCCGGGTACGAGACGACGGCGGTGACCGCTGCCTGGTGCATGATGCTCCTGGCGCTGCACCCGGAGTGGCAGGACCTGGTGCGCGACGAGGCGCGGCAGGCGTGCGCCGGCGCCGCGCCGGACTTCGCGTCCCTGCACAAGATGAAGCAG CTGACGATGGTGATCCAGGAGACGCTGCGGCTGTACCCTGCCGGCGCGGTGGTGTCGAGGCAGACGCTCCGCGACGTCACCCTCGGCGGCGTGCGCGTGCCGGCGGGCGTCAACATCTATGTTCCCGTCTCGACGGTGCATCTGGACCAGGAGCTGTGGGGCGCCGACGCGGGGGAGTTCGACCCGGGCCGGTTCGCGGACGACGCGCGGGCGCACCACCAGCGGCAGCCGCACGCGTACCTCCCCTTCGGCGCCGGCGCGCGCACCTGCCTCGGCCAGGCCTTCGCCATGGCCGAGCTCAAAGTCCTGCTGGCGCTCGTGCTGTCCAGGTTCCAGCTCACCCTGTCGCCGGCTTACGTGCACTCGCCGGCGCTCAGGCTCATCGTGGAGCCCGAGCATGGCGTGCGGCTCGTGCTCAAGAACGTGGAGCCCAGTTGCTAG
- the LOC136547496 gene encoding probable calcium-binding protein CML32 produces the protein MDTNQGVVAVVKPALAKGTPSASFRLRNGSLNAVRLRRVFDLFDRNGDGEITVDELAQALDALGLDADRAGLADTVGAYVPDGAAGLHFEDFDKLHRALGDAFFGALADQQDDAAGAGADGGKGGEEDEQEMREAFKVFDVDGDGFISAAELQEVLKKLGLPEASSMANVREMICNVDRDSDGRVDFGEFKCMMQGITVWGA, from the coding sequence ATGGACACGAACCAGggcgtggtggcggtggtgaagCCGGCGCTGGCGAAGGGGACGCCGTCGGCGTCGTTCCGGCTCCGCAACGGGAGCCTGAACGCGGTGCGTCTCCGCCGCGTGTTCGACCTGTTCGACCGCAACGGGGACGGCGAGATCACGGTGGACGAGCTGGCGCAGGCGCTGGACGCGCTGGGCCTGGACGCCGACCGCGCCGGCCTGGCCGACACCGTGGGCGCCTACGTGCCCGACGGCGCCGCGGGCCTCCACTTCGAGGACTTCGACAAGCTCCACCGCGCGCTCGGGGACGCTTTCTTTGGCGCTCTCGCGGACCAGCAGGACGACGCCGCCGGCGCCGGTGCGGACGGCGGCAAGggcggcgaggaggacgagcaggagATGCGGGAGGCGTTCAAGGTCTTCGACGTCGACGGCGACGGCTTCATCTCCGCCGCCGAGCTGCAGGAGGTGCTCAAGAAGCTGGGACTCCCCGAGGCCAGCAGCATGGCCAACGTCCGGGAGATGATCTGCAACGTCGACCGCGACAGCGACGGCCGCGTCGACTTCGGCGAGTTCAAGTGCATGATGCAGGGGATCACCGTCTGGGGCGCCTGA